Proteins encoded in a region of the Elizabethkingia bruuniana genome:
- a CDS encoding MarC family protein, translated as MLEDISIKEIMTSFMVLFAVIDIIGSIPVIVGLKQKFGKIEAEKASIVAGCIMISFLFIGDKILKLIGVDVNSFAIAGAFVIFIIAVEMILGIEINKPGKVNSASIVPIAFPLIAGAGSLTTILSLRSGFHDINIILGIILNIILIYVVLRSANWMEQKLGDASLQVLQKIFGIILLAISIKLFTANFAQLIKSYINF; from the coding sequence ATGCTCGAAGATATTTCAATTAAAGAGATAATGACCTCCTTTATGGTTTTGTTTGCCGTAATAGATATTATTGGCTCAATTCCCGTTATTGTAGGTCTGAAACAAAAGTTTGGAAAGATTGAAGCGGAGAAAGCATCCATCGTAGCCGGATGTATTATGATCTCCTTCTTATTTATAGGTGATAAAATACTTAAACTGATTGGAGTAGATGTGAATTCATTTGCAATAGCCGGAGCTTTTGTGATTTTCATTATCGCCGTGGAAATGATTCTTGGAATTGAGATCAATAAACCCGGAAAAGTGAATTCGGCTTCTATTGTTCCGATTGCCTTTCCTTTAATTGCCGGTGCAGGTTCTCTAACGACAATTCTTTCACTTAGATCGGGATTTCACGATATTAATATTATCCTGGGAATTATCCTTAATATTATTCTTATCTATGTGGTACTGAGGTCTGCAAACTGGATGGAGCAGAAGCTTGGAGATGCATCTTTACAGGTTTTGCAAAAAATATTCGGAATTATTCTTTTAGCTATCTCTATTAAATTATTTACAGCTAACTTTGCACAGTTGATCAAGAGCTATATCAACTTTTAA
- a CDS encoding AAA family ATPase has product MSEYNQAEDIKILMEKVKEKNYFFSLLKSEVNKVIIGQEYMIDRLLIGLLGNGHVLLEGVPGLAKTLAIKTLADAVQGKYSRIQFTPDLLPADVVGTMIYNVKDNDFSIKKGPVFANFVLADEINRAPAKVQSALLEVMQEKQVTIGDTTMKLPKPFLVLATQNPIDQEGTYLLPEAQSDRFMMKCSIDYPTFEDERKVMRMVSTSDIPQVNPIISLEQIVEAKELINKIYLDEKIEKYILDMVFATRYPEQYGLSDLKNYITFGASPRASINLAIASRALAFIRGRAFVIPEDVKEISKDVLRHRIGLSFEAEAEEMTAEKIIDAVLSKVQAP; this is encoded by the coding sequence ATGTCAGAATATAATCAAGCAGAGGATATTAAAATTTTAATGGAAAAGGTGAAAGAGAAGAATTATTTTTTCTCTCTTTTGAAGTCAGAAGTCAACAAAGTTATTATAGGTCAGGAATATATGATCGATAGACTCCTTATAGGACTTTTAGGAAACGGACACGTTCTGTTGGAAGGAGTTCCGGGGCTGGCGAAGACATTGGCAATAAAAACATTGGCCGATGCTGTGCAGGGAAAGTACTCCAGAATTCAGTTTACACCGGACTTATTACCTGCTGATGTAGTAGGGACTATGATTTATAATGTAAAAGACAACGACTTTTCAATTAAAAAAGGACCTGTATTTGCAAATTTTGTACTGGCTGATGAGATTAACCGTGCACCGGCAAAAGTACAGTCTGCATTATTGGAAGTAATGCAGGAAAAGCAGGTGACGATAGGAGATACAACGATGAAGCTGCCAAAACCGTTTTTGGTATTGGCTACCCAAAACCCAATTGATCAGGAAGGTACCTATCTGTTGCCAGAAGCGCAATCCGACCGTTTTATGATGAAGTGTAGTATAGATTATCCTACATTCGAAGATGAGCGCAAAGTAATGCGTATGGTTTCTACATCAGATATTCCGCAGGTTAATCCTATTATATCATTAGAACAGATTGTTGAAGCTAAAGAACTTATCAACAAAATCTATTTGGACGAGAAGATAGAAAAATACATCCTGGATATGGTTTTTGCAACTCGTTATCCGGAACAATATGGATTATCAGATCTTAAAAACTACATTACTTTCGGAGCATCACCAAGGGCATCTATCAACCTTGCAATTGCTTCCAGAGCATTAGCATTTATCAGAGGGCGTGCATTTGTTATTCCGGAAGATGTGAAAGAAATATCGAAAGATGTATTACGCCACAGAATAGGATTAAGTTTTGAGGCTGAAGCTGAAGAAATGACGGCTGAGAAAATTATTGATGCTGTTTTGTCTAAAGTACAGGCTCCCTAA
- a CDS encoding 1-acyl-sn-glycerol-3-phosphate acyltransferase: MKKLIGSTLLKLLGWKVQLDGDLKNLDRCILVEAPHTSNWDYLLGIMVYWKYGKRLKVIIKDSHTKAFYGGIIKSIGAIGIDRSQKNDLINVIAREFEKEDFSLVITPEGSRSYAKKWKLGFYHMALQAKVPIVLASGDYKYKTIKIGHMISYEDLTTRTFESVMDEIENYFKDINAKYPENYNPKIY; encoded by the coding sequence ATGAAAAAACTTATTGGTAGTACTCTTCTTAAATTACTTGGATGGAAAGTTCAGTTAGATGGTGATCTTAAAAATCTGGACCGTTGTATTCTGGTAGAAGCACCACATACCTCCAACTGGGATTATCTGTTGGGAATTATGGTATACTGGAAATATGGCAAACGTCTGAAAGTAATCATTAAAGACTCTCATACCAAAGCTTTCTACGGAGGTATTATTAAATCTATCGGAGCTATCGGTATAGACCGATCTCAGAAGAATGACCTTATTAATGTTATAGCAAGAGAATTTGAGAAAGAAGACTTCAGTCTTGTAATTACTCCGGAAGGCTCCCGTTCTTATGCAAAAAAGTGGAAACTTGGTTTTTACCACATGGCATTGCAGGCTAAAGTACCAATTGTACTGGCATCAGGAGACTACAAATACAAAACGATTAAAATAGGCCATATGATCTCTTATGAAGATCTCACTACAAGAACTTTTGAGAGTGTTATGGATGAAATTGAAAACTACTTCAAGGATATAAATGCCAAATATCCTGAAAACTACAACCCTAAGATCTACTAA
- a CDS encoding DUF58 domain-containing protein yields MDIKDIVKKVKQIEIRTKRSTDAMLMGQYHSAFKGQGMTFSEVRQYQFGDDIRRIDWNKTARFREPYVKVMEEERELTVMLMVDISASMNYGTHASLKREYVAEICATLGFSAVTNNDKVGLILFADKVYKVIPPKKGRPHVLAIISSILNADYIPSATNLDGALSYLMKAFKKKSYVFLLSDFNDKFDVKSLRVVGNKHQLLGFGVYDEKDMQIPDIGYALLNDVETGEKKWVNTSSARWRYQFAEQQKQKIKNTEEAFDKSASVFLKLNTGQNYTKPLYNYFQTR; encoded by the coding sequence ATGGATATAAAAGATATTGTAAAAAAAGTAAAGCAGATAGAAATCCGGACTAAGAGAAGTACGGATGCTATGCTCATGGGGCAATATCACAGCGCTTTCAAAGGGCAGGGGATGACTTTTTCTGAAGTCAGACAATACCAGTTCGGAGATGATATCCGAAGAATTGACTGGAACAAAACAGCACGTTTCCGGGAGCCTTATGTAAAAGTAATGGAGGAGGAAAGAGAGCTGACTGTAATGCTGATGGTTGATATTTCAGCTTCTATGAATTATGGTACTCATGCCTCTCTGAAAAGAGAATATGTGGCCGAAATTTGTGCTACACTGGGGTTTTCTGCGGTAACTAATAATGATAAAGTAGGGCTTATTCTGTTTGCAGATAAAGTATATAAAGTTATTCCTCCTAAAAAGGGAAGACCACATGTATTAGCCATTATCAGCAGTATTCTGAATGCCGATTATATTCCGTCAGCAACCAATCTGGACGGTGCGCTGAGCTATCTGATGAAAGCTTTTAAGAAAAAGAGTTATGTTTTTCTTCTTTCAGATTTCAACGATAAGTTTGATGTAAAGAGCCTTCGGGTTGTAGGGAATAAACATCAGCTTCTGGGTTTTGGGGTATATGATGAAAAAGATATGCAGATTCCGGATATTGGATATGCTTTACTAAATGATGTTGAGACCGGAGAAAAAAAATGGGTGAATACATCCAGTGCAAGATGGCGGTATCAGTTCGCAGAGCAACAAAAACAAAAAATTAAAAATACAGAAGAAGCATTTGATAAAAGTGCTTCGGTATTCTTGAAACTCAATACAGGGCAGAATTATACCAAGCCATTGTATAATTATTTTCAGACACGATAA
- a CDS encoding chorismate-binding protein, protein MILFKFPFKEVFYTLNSYTPLKNTIKFHSFDNLKEITFDGSFQPITEQEILNLNITSQNIQQEYHGTPETKDEYLARIENVIRIIKENQLPKVVISRQKWVDTPEHETIDLGKTFLKLCKDYPNAFIHLFVDKNEAWIGATPEVLGQYNKITEDFETMSLAGTLPVSEDWSEKEIEEQKPVSIYIQSVLSRYSQQVEISPVYDHISGNIKHLRNDFKAVVSRRDISTLIKELHPTPAVCGVPKDLCSEIIKNTEKYNRAFYAGYIQAEQDNETTCYVNLRCAQLFRNGILLYAGGGITALSEPEKEWKETEMKADAVLQRLTFLGA, encoded by the coding sequence GTGATACTTTTTAAATTTCCTTTTAAAGAGGTTTTTTATACTCTTAACAGCTATACTCCTCTTAAAAATACAATCAAATTTCATTCTTTTGACAATCTGAAGGAGATCACATTCGATGGTTCCTTTCAGCCAATTACTGAACAAGAAATTCTCAATCTGAATATTACCAGTCAAAACATTCAGCAGGAATACCATGGTACACCCGAAACCAAAGATGAATATCTAGCCCGGATAGAAAATGTAATCAGGATTATTAAAGAAAATCAGTTACCTAAAGTCGTAATATCCCGACAAAAATGGGTTGATACTCCGGAGCATGAAACAATAGATCTGGGTAAAACTTTCCTGAAATTATGCAAGGATTACCCAAATGCTTTTATACACCTTTTTGTAGACAAAAATGAGGCATGGATAGGTGCTACACCTGAAGTACTGGGACAATACAATAAAATTACGGAAGACTTTGAAACGATGAGCCTCGCAGGAACTCTTCCTGTGTCCGAGGACTGGTCTGAAAAAGAAATAGAGGAACAGAAACCTGTAAGCATTTATATACAATCTGTACTTAGCCGATATTCTCAACAAGTAGAAATCAGCCCTGTATATGATCACATATCGGGCAATATAAAACACCTGCGCAACGATTTTAAAGCAGTAGTCAGCAGACGGGATATTTCTACTCTTATAAAAGAGTTACATCCTACTCCTGCGGTATGTGGTGTTCCTAAAGATTTATGTTCTGAGATTATCAAAAATACTGAAAAGTATAACAGGGCATTTTATGCCGGCTATATACAGGCAGAACAAGATAATGAAACAACCTGCTATGTTAACCTTCGGTGTGCACAACTTTTCCGCAACGGTATTTTACTTTATGCCGGTGGTGGAATTACAGCTCTGAGTGAGCCTGAAAAGGAATGGAAGGAAACCGAGATGAAAGCTGACGCTGTATTGCAGCGACTAACCTTTCTTGGTGCTTAA
- a CDS encoding tetratricopeptide repeat protein translates to MLKKSTLFILFVFATGIFYAQDYNALVYKGNRNFENKKYDDASAKYLDAIKKNPQDFTAHYNLGNSLYKQKMYKEAHAEYKKAAELSKNTNDKMASLYNQGNAMMQQNNHEEAAKYYKEALKLSPADSSLRKNYEIAMLKDKEKKQKNGGGGNDQNNKNQQGNQGQQDNNQGDKKDKQGGNDQKNKGQGDGQDQNKNEGKNKLPKDVEKEILRQMGDKEKNTSKRILNQKANSSPISNEKDW, encoded by the coding sequence ATGTTGAAAAAAAGCACTTTATTCATATTATTCGTATTTGCAACAGGGATTTTTTATGCTCAGGACTATAATGCTTTAGTTTATAAAGGAAATAGGAATTTTGAGAATAAGAAGTACGATGATGCTTCGGCTAAATATTTAGACGCCATAAAAAAGAATCCACAAGACTTTACGGCCCATTATAATCTGGGAAATTCATTGTACAAACAAAAGATGTACAAAGAGGCTCATGCTGAATATAAAAAGGCTGCGGAGTTAAGTAAAAATACGAATGATAAAATGGCTTCTCTGTATAATCAGGGAAATGCTATGATGCAGCAAAATAATCATGAAGAGGCTGCAAAATATTATAAGGAAGCTCTGAAATTGTCCCCTGCAGATTCTTCACTCCGCAAAAACTATGAAATTGCGATGCTGAAAGATAAAGAGAAAAAGCAGAAGAATGGAGGTGGTGGAAATGACCAGAATAATAAAAACCAACAAGGTAATCAAGGTCAACAAGATAATAATCAGGGCGATAAAAAAGATAAGCAAGGCGGCAATGACCAAAAGAATAAAGGTCAGGGTGACGGGCAGGATCAGAATAAAAATGAAGGAAAAAATAAACTGCCAAAAGACGTAGAAAAAGAAATTCTTCGTCAGATGGGAGATAAAGAAAAAAATACATCGAAAAGAATACTTAATCAAAAAGCAAACAGTAGCCCTATAAGCAACGAAAAAGACTGGTAA
- a CDS encoding VWA domain-containing protein, with the protein MDWTFENYNYLFLLLLVPLMWLLIANFIRWREKRRKLFADSSFHTILFASKSKYKYVFIPLYILAFTFLILAFADLLGGKEEMKVSHKIANVVLLMDVSNSMNAEDVQPDSRLGREKKIVLETLKKMKDERVGIVVFAGNAVSIMPLTTDYSAVETYISSIETSIIGQQGTDFLVAMREAAKMYKNTGKNGRNVVLISDGEDNEGHDKEAAALAKNQNIKITAVGIGTEQGAPVPDYMYGQLMGYKNTPYGEPVISKRETQALVQMSNGTGGTYIDGNNDNAAAQLISALDKLKSDTEVTTNSQSSIHYYQWFLGISFILFFIIYLTNPKRDFNI; encoded by the coding sequence ATGGACTGGACTTTTGAAAATTATAATTATCTGTTTCTGTTACTATTGGTACCACTAATGTGGCTGCTGATTGCTAATTTTATACGCTGGCGCGAAAAACGCAGAAAACTGTTTGCAGATTCTAGCTTTCATACCATTTTATTTGCTTCTAAAAGCAAGTATAAATATGTTTTCATTCCTCTTTATATTCTTGCTTTTACCTTTTTAATTCTTGCTTTTGCAGATTTATTAGGAGGTAAGGAGGAAATGAAGGTAAGTCATAAGATTGCGAATGTAGTCCTGCTTATGGATGTGTCAAACTCGATGAATGCAGAAGATGTCCAACCGGACAGCAGATTGGGCCGTGAGAAAAAGATTGTTCTGGAGACGCTGAAGAAAATGAAAGACGAGAGAGTTGGTATTGTAGTTTTTGCAGGAAATGCTGTGTCTATTATGCCGCTAACCACTGATTATTCTGCTGTAGAAACCTATATAAGTTCAATAGAAACCAGTATTATCGGGCAGCAGGGAACAGATTTTCTGGTAGCTATGCGTGAAGCAGCGAAAATGTATAAAAATACAGGAAAGAATGGTAGAAATGTAGTATTGATTAGTGATGGTGAAGATAATGAAGGACATGATAAGGAAGCTGCTGCTTTGGCCAAGAATCAGAATATTAAGATTACAGCTGTCGGAATAGGAACAGAACAGGGAGCTCCGGTCCCGGACTATATGTATGGACAGCTAATGGGCTATAAAAATACACCTTATGGTGAACCTGTAATTTCAAAACGGGAAACTCAGGCTTTGGTACAGATGTCCAACGGAACAGGAGGAACCTATATAGACGGAAACAACGATAATGCAGCAGCACAACTAATTAGTGCTCTGGATAAACTGAAAAGTGACACTGAAGTTACAACCAATTCCCAGTCTTCAATCCATTATTATCAGTGGTTTTTGGGGATTTCGTTTATTCTGTTTTTTATAATATATTTAACAAATCCAAAAAGAGATTTTAACATATAA
- a CDS encoding VWA domain-containing protein, which translates to MSDLFAPLGLNFEFESPWLLLLFLLFIPLLIRDLVRGKNEGIKVPTTEGMSRPSGIGFLFFILKCTKYVILSCIILALARPRTFTVAQDQNDGKGIDIMLSVDVSFSMLSKDLEPDRLRALSKIAQKFIGDRPGDRIGLVAYAGEGFLKVPLTTDHEAVKQEIATLNPNELSAGTAIGEGLAVAVNHLKDSKAKSKIIILMTDGVQTIKNSLEPAIAAELAANNHIKVYTIGIGTNGYALTPTGIDPFFGDLIYTEQKVEIDELALQNIASVTGGKYFRATSNESLQQIYEEINQLEKSDIKVAKMYDYKEYFRYFLWIALIVLLLDALWRWIMYKILT; encoded by the coding sequence ATGTCTGATCTTTTTGCTCCTTTGGGTTTAAACTTCGAGTTTGAAAGCCCATGGCTTTTACTTTTATTTCTCTTATTTATTCCGCTGCTGATAAGGGATCTTGTCAGAGGAAAGAATGAAGGAATTAAAGTTCCGACTACCGAAGGGATGTCCCGTCCCTCTGGGATTGGTTTCTTATTTTTTATACTGAAGTGTACCAAGTATGTCATTCTTTCATGTATTATATTGGCTCTGGCCCGTCCAAGAACTTTTACTGTAGCACAAGATCAGAATGACGGAAAAGGAATAGATATTATGCTGTCGGTAGACGTCTCTTTTAGTATGTTGTCTAAAGACTTGGAGCCGGACAGGTTGCGTGCTTTATCCAAAATAGCACAGAAATTTATAGGTGACAGGCCTGGAGATCGAATAGGGTTAGTGGCTTATGCCGGAGAAGGGTTTTTGAAGGTGCCGCTTACAACAGATCACGAAGCTGTTAAGCAAGAAATTGCAACCCTCAATCCAAATGAATTATCGGCGGGTACTGCGATAGGAGAAGGATTGGCGGTTGCAGTTAATCACCTTAAAGACAGTAAAGCTAAAAGTAAGATTATTATTCTGATGACAGATGGTGTACAGACTATCAAAAATAGTCTTGAGCCTGCTATTGCAGCAGAATTGGCGGCTAATAATCATATTAAGGTTTACACAATCGGAATCGGAACAAATGGGTATGCTCTGACACCTACGGGGATTGATCCTTTTTTCGGTGATCTTATTTATACAGAGCAGAAAGTAGAAATTGATGAGCTGGCATTACAAAATATAGCTTCAGTTACTGGAGGTAAATATTTCCGGGCAACTTCTAATGAAAGTCTTCAGCAGATTTATGAAGAGATTAATCAGCTGGAGAAATCGGATATCAAAGTGGCTAAGATGTACGATTATAAAGAGTATTTCAGATATTTTCTGTGGATAGCGCTTATCGTATTGCTTTTGGATGCTTTATGGAGATGGATAATGTATAAAATTTTGACGTAA
- the dapB gene encoding 4-hydroxy-tetrahydrodipicolinate reductase: MSVKICIAGATGWAGSALSKGVLKEPDITLVSGISRSNAGSNLADILDITTSEIPVFKDVEEALEGPSFDVLFEFTKPTIAKHNIVQAIKAGKDVIVGTSGLSDSDYAEIEILANQYGVSVLAVGNFAITAVLLQKFSVMAAKYIPNFEIIDYASHSKPDAPSGTTLELAKKVSEVQNSTDIVKDEDVIGYAKTRGEKINGVRVHSVRLPNYMISVESIFGLNDERLTIRHDSGMGAEPYVQGAILAIKKINTFKGFRRGLDSVLDEA; the protein is encoded by the coding sequence ATGAGTGTAAAGATATGTATTGCCGGAGCAACAGGTTGGGCAGGTTCGGCACTTAGTAAAGGAGTATTGAAGGAACCGGATATTACTCTGGTTTCAGGAATATCCAGAAGTAATGCAGGGAGTAACCTTGCGGATATTCTTGATATTACAACTTCCGAAATTCCGGTATTTAAAGATGTTGAAGAAGCTTTAGAAGGGCCTTCTTTTGATGTTCTTTTTGAGTTTACAAAACCAACAATTGCCAAGCACAATATTGTACAGGCTATAAAAGCCGGAAAAGATGTTATTGTAGGAACATCCGGATTGTCGGATAGTGACTATGCGGAAATCGAAATATTGGCAAATCAGTACGGAGTATCGGTGTTAGCAGTCGGGAATTTTGCAATCACAGCTGTGTTGTTGCAGAAGTTTTCGGTAATGGCAGCAAAGTATATTCCTAATTTCGAAATTATAGATTATGCCAGCCACTCAAAGCCGGACGCTCCAAGCGGAACGACTTTGGAATTGGCAAAGAAAGTATCGGAAGTACAAAACTCTACTGATATTGTAAAAGATGAAGATGTAATTGGTTATGCCAAGACAAGGGGTGAGAAAATAAACGGAGTCAGAGTTCATTCAGTAAGACTTCCTAATTATATGATTTCTGTAGAATCTATATTTGGATTAAATGATGAACGCTTAACGATTCGCCATGATTCCGGTATGGGAGCTGAACCTTATGTACAAGGAGCAATTCTGGCGATTAAAAAGATAAACACTTTTAAAGGTTTCAGAAGAGGTCTGGATAGTGTTTTGGATGAAGCATAA
- a CDS encoding BatD family protein: protein MNRVFLYILFLLTGLQIHAQVEVDVVMDEKPSYKIGQEIPIVFIATSKSSLDVRMKLPYFDPKKYDVSLPATNTEYFLDDKGVSLTRFSALVVVKPKVPGALKIGSALARVDNVMYKSDAKDIFVKNEKYVENRPPVRNNNEVYIKTNVSDNDVYVNQATMAVVTAYSRNMNSLDNVEDVQLPPAQGVRYYRVGDSNGEVNDHEEEYSMRMAVYLLFPEEAGRTIIPPANAKVVQGGSTTKIKANSVSLNVKPLPENAPADFQNAVGKYDAKVAVKTPGDLEINKPVSVEVKLTGVGNLKDVHLPKFANSEYYSVFKPKINYNVKPSGSKGFKGELTANYIIVPKKQGNLPIALEGFSYFDPEEKKYKQVALSTIPLFVQTPEQMASDRSTVEKVMENTASVLNQKVKLPVIAQVDADHSFVPKSSENIPVWLLFVALAFVAFFLYFFYKIYSSNKTASPTGKNYSPHFKPVTNVEDSEKQIREEMSVDIPAHLQYLDTLIKQKDYSGFFSAYAEMNADLEHDIDIHHNMTVLDYIEDTFGRIDMETFKDVQSRVELMKFSPFKEEDSMNDLLQQIYSAYSKIEK from the coding sequence ATGAACCGGGTGTTTCTTTACATATTATTTCTGTTAACTGGCCTGCAGATTCATGCACAGGTTGAGGTTGACGTGGTTATGGATGAGAAACCTAGCTATAAAATTGGTCAGGAAATTCCTATTGTATTTATTGCAACTTCCAAATCTTCTCTTGATGTCCGGATGAAGTTGCCTTATTTTGACCCTAAAAAGTACGATGTATCACTTCCTGCTACCAATACAGAATATTTTCTGGATGATAAGGGTGTATCTCTAACGAGGTTCTCTGCTTTGGTTGTTGTAAAACCTAAAGTGCCTGGTGCACTGAAAATAGGTAGTGCCTTGGCCAGGGTGGATAATGTAATGTATAAAAGTGACGCAAAAGATATTTTTGTTAAGAACGAAAAATACGTAGAAAACAGGCCTCCTGTCCGCAATAATAACGAAGTATATATCAAGACAAACGTCAGTGATAATGATGTCTATGTAAACCAGGCTACTATGGCTGTGGTAACTGCGTATAGCAGAAATATGAACAGTCTGGATAATGTTGAAGATGTTCAGCTTCCACCTGCGCAAGGTGTCCGTTACTACAGAGTAGGGGACAGCAATGGTGAAGTGAATGATCATGAAGAAGAATATTCCATGAGAATGGCTGTTTATCTTTTGTTTCCGGAAGAAGCGGGCAGAACTATTATTCCTCCTGCCAATGCTAAAGTAGTACAGGGCGGTAGTACAACAAAGATTAAGGCGAACAGTGTAAGCCTTAATGTAAAACCACTGCCGGAAAATGCACCTGCAGATTTCCAGAATGCTGTTGGTAAATACGATGCAAAGGTAGCTGTGAAAACACCGGGAGATCTTGAAATAAACAAACCTGTTAGCGTTGAAGTAAAGCTTACTGGTGTAGGAAATCTGAAAGATGTACATTTGCCGAAATTTGCTAATTCTGAATATTACAGCGTGTTTAAACCAAAAATAAATTACAATGTTAAGCCTTCGGGTAGCAAAGGATTTAAAGGAGAGCTTACAGCCAACTATATTATAGTACCTAAAAAGCAGGGAAATCTTCCGATTGCTTTAGAAGGCTTCTCTTACTTTGATCCGGAAGAAAAGAAATATAAACAAGTAGCTTTGTCTACAATACCATTATTTGTGCAGACACCAGAACAAATGGCATCTGACAGATCGACTGTGGAAAAAGTTATGGAAAATACTGCAAGTGTGCTCAACCAGAAAGTAAAATTACCAGTTATTGCTCAGGTAGATGCTGATCATAGTTTCGTGCCGAAAAGCTCAGAAAATATTCCTGTATGGTTATTATTTGTAGCATTAGCATTTGTAGCATTCTTCCTTTATTTCTTCTATAAAATATACAGCTCCAACAAAACGGCTTCTCCAACCGGGAAAAATTATTCTCCACACTTTAAGCCAGTAACTAATGTTGAAGATTCTGAAAAACAGATTCGCGAAGAAATGTCTGTAGATATTCCTGCACACCTTCAATATCTGGATACACTGATTAAGCAAAAAGATTACTCTGGTTTCTTTAGCGCTTATGCAGAAATGAATGCTGATTTGGAGCACGACATTGATATCCATCACAACATGACGGTATTGGATTATATTGAAGATACCTTCGGAAGAATCGATATGGAGACATTCAAAGATGTACAAAGCCGCGTTGAGCTGATGAAGTTTTCCCCATTTAAGGAAGAAGATTCTATGAATGATTTGTTACAGCAGATCTACTCCGCTTATTCGAAAATTGAAAAATAA
- a CDS encoding BatD family protein → MMKRIFLFCFIAISLLGFGQTLSSQLSDNTLVLGEQGEFKINVSNVTGLDVQAAPKNEILPFHFEILSDSIQRTPNLYTRTIKFQVFEEGKFKIPPIEIKAGDKVLTTIPYEVEVINTAKKGEQINDIMNNKDVELGWQDYWSLYKFYIWIALVVIAIIVLIWMLVKWGRAKKSSPTVKTNFTLQELEKLRSKKYIENNDFRSFYIELIDITRNFLSGQYGFPAKELLTDDLLDYMKGQNKISEANENILAEVFERGDLAKFAKVIPSHTEMEADFNNIKEFVKRSYKDIEFENLRKHV, encoded by the coding sequence ATGATGAAAAGAATTTTTTTATTCTGTTTTATAGCAATTAGCCTTTTAGGTTTCGGACAAACACTCTCCTCGCAATTGTCCGACAATACCCTGGTTTTGGGAGAGCAGGGAGAATTTAAGATTAATGTTAGCAATGTTACGGGACTAGATGTTCAGGCAGCTCCGAAAAATGAGATATTGCCTTTTCATTTTGAAATCCTTAGTGATAGTATTCAGCGTACCCCTAATCTCTATACCAGAACCATAAAATTCCAGGTTTTCGAAGAAGGGAAGTTTAAGATTCCACCAATCGAAATTAAAGCCGGAGATAAAGTATTGACGACAATACCTTACGAAGTAGAAGTTATAAACACTGCCAAAAAAGGTGAACAGATTAACGATATTATGAACAATAAAGACGTTGAACTGGGCTGGCAGGATTACTGGAGTCTGTATAAATTCTATATATGGATTGCATTAGTGGTTATTGCTATTATTGTTCTGATCTGGATGCTTGTTAAATGGGGAAGAGCCAAGAAATCTTCACCAACTGTAAAGACCAATTTCACGCTCCAGGAACTGGAAAAGCTAAGGAGTAAAAAGTATATTGAAAACAATGACTTCCGTAGCTTCTATATAGAGCTTATTGATATTACAAGAAACTTCCTGTCCGGCCAATATGGCTTTCCGGCAAAGGAATTGCTGACTGATGATCTGTTGGATTACATGAAAGGACAGAACAAAATATCAGAAGCCAATGAAAATATTCTTGCTGAAGTCTTTGAACGTGGAGATTTAGCTAAATTTGCAAAGGTTATTCCTTCGCACACAGAAATGGAAGCCGATTTCAATAATATTAAAGAATTTGTGAAGAGGTCTTATAAAGACATAGAATTTGAAAATCTGAGAAAACATGTCTGA
- a CDS encoding PaaI family thioesterase produces the protein MTKEEQLQALNDWNRNTLLQTLDIKFTDVGDDFLVATMPVTPVVHQPLGMLHGGASAALAESLGSCLSNIVLDRSVNAAVGTNLNCNHLKSKKEGMVTGTARLIRKGRTQHFTEIEIRDEKGDLICHSTMTNVVINVR, from the coding sequence ATGACCAAGGAAGAGCAGCTACAAGCATTAAACGACTGGAACAGAAATACATTATTACAGACACTGGATATAAAATTTACAGATGTTGGTGATGATTTTCTTGTAGCAACAATGCCTGTAACACCTGTTGTACATCAGCCATTAGGTATGCTGCATGGCGGAGCCAGTGCTGCATTGGCGGAGAGTTTAGGTTCGTGTCTGTCCAATATTGTACTGGACAGATCTGTAAATGCAGCTGTAGGAACTAACCTTAACTGTAATCACCTTAAATCTAAAAAAGAAGGAATGGTTACCGGAACTGCAAGACTTATCCGCAAAGGAAGAACACAGCACTTTACCGAAATAGAAATAAGAGACGAGAAAGGTGACCTTATCTGCCATTCTACGATGACCAATGTGGTAATTAATGTCAGGTGA